A region of Lycium barbarum isolate Lr01 chromosome 1, ASM1917538v2, whole genome shotgun sequence DNA encodes the following proteins:
- the LOC132632710 gene encoding ferric reduction oxidase 2-like — protein sequence MDPKVTQRSSNNGFRAAIMALILTVSVGYFFLWIMTATYVYKKTWLPYLRAQTNSTYFGIQGATMLIYTFPVLFIAALGCIYLHLGKNCHDSKIKEKHKLATWRRPVIIKGLGIVSRTELMFFIMFIALLVWSFSNYLHISFIKITPKSAAASGEQVWQAKLDSVALRLGLVGNICLAFLLFPVTRGSSVLQIFGLTSEASIKYHIWLGHMVMTLFSTHGICYIIYWATTHQLSEMLKWAKNDISNLAGELALLCGLVMWATTIPRIRRKIFELFFYTHHLYILFIIFFVFHVGFSYACIMLPGFYLFMIDRYLRFLQSRKNVRLVSARILPCETVELNFSKTKGLNYSATSIMFLNVPSISKMQWHPFTVTSSSNLEAEKLSVVIKGEGSWSKKLYRTLSSSNPVDHLAVSVEGPYGPASTHFLRHDLLVMVSGGSGITPFISIIRELIHTSESLKCNTPEILLISVFKNSTDLTMLDLILPISSTASEFSKLKVQIEAYVTREKELTMENSNKNLRTIWFKPNPSDVPITPILGKNSWLWLGAIISSSFIIFLVSLGVLTRFYIYPIDKNTYKIYSYPKKYVLYMLFMSLSIAITATAAFVWNKRHNAMEAKQIQNMEGATPMASPNSWFYNADRELESLPQQSLVQSTNLYFGERPDLKRILFERKESSVGVLVCGPKKMRHEVANICSSGLAANLHFESISFSW from the exons ATGGATCCAAAAGTGACTCAACGATCATCAAATAATGGCTTTAGAGCAGCAATAATGGCCCTAATTCTAACAGTCTCTGTTGGTTATTTTTTCCTTTGGATTATGACAGCAACCTATGTCTATAAGAAGACATGGTTACCCTATCTCCGAGCTCAGACCAACTCTACATATTTTGGAATTCAAG GTGCAACAATGTTGATATACACATTTCCTGTCTTATTTATTGCCGCCTTGGGATGCATATACCTCCATCTAGGGAAAAATTGCCACGATAGCAAAATCAAAGA aaaaCATAAGTTGGCTACATGGAGAAGGCCAGTGATCATCAAAGGTCTTGGGATTGTTTCGAGGACCGAACTTATGTTTTTTATCATGTTCATTGCCCTCTTGGTGTGGTCATTTTCAAATTACTTGCATATCAGCTTTATCAAAATCACACCAAAGTCTGCTGCAGCAAGTGGAGAACAAGT GTGGCAAGCTAAATTGGATTCAGTGGCACTAAGGCTAGGACTTGTTGGAAATATTTGCCTAGCTTTTCTGTTATTTCCAGTAACAAGAGGGTCTTCAGTGCTACAAATATTTGGTCTGACTTCAGAAGCAAGCATAAAGTACCATATATGGCTAGGACATATGGTTATGACTTTATTCTCTACTCACGGCATTTGTTACATTATCTATTGGGCTACCACACATCAATTATCCGAG ATGTTGAAATGGGCAAAGAATGACATCTCGAATTTGGCTGGAGAGTTGGCATTGCTATGTGGATTGGTCATGTGGGCAACAACAATCCCACGCATAAGGAGAAAAATATTTGAGCTCTTTTTCTACACACATCACCTTTACATCCTCTTCATCATATTCTTTGTCTTCCATGTTGGGTTCTCTTATGCCTGCATTATGCTGCCTGGTTTCTACCTTTTCATGATTGATAGATACTTGAGATTCCTACAATCCAGAAAAAATGTTCGTTTGGTGTCTGCTCGAATTCTACCATGTGAAACTGTCGAGCTTAACTTCTCCAAAACTAAAG GTTTGAATTACAGTGCTACTAGCATCATGTTTCTGAATGTACCAAGCATTTCAAAGATGCAATGGCATCCTTTTACAGTTACTTCAAGTAGTAATTTGGAGGCTGAGAAGCTCAGTGTTGTAATTAAAGGAGAAGGAAGTTGGTCAAAGAAGCTTTACCGGACACTTTCTTCTTCCAATCCTGTTGATCATCTAGCTGTCTCTGTTGAAGGACCTTATGGACCTGCTTCCACTCATTTTCTGAG GCATGACTTATTGGTTATGGTGAGTGGAGGGAGTGGAATCACCCCCTTTATATCCATCATAAGGGAACTAATCCACACAAGTGAATCACTAAAATGCAATACACCAGAAATCCTCCTCATTAGTGTATTCAAGAACTCAACAGACCTCACTATGTTAGATCTTATCCTTCCAATTTCTAGCACCGCATCAGAATTTTCAAAATTGAAGGTTCAAATTGAGGCTTATGTAACAAGAGAAAAAGAACTCACAATGGAAAACAGCAACAAAAATTTGAGGACTATTTGGTTCAAACCCAATCCTTCTGATGTGCCAATCACTCCAATTCTTGGCAAAAATAGTTGGCTTTGGCTCGGCGCAATAATATCATCTTCCTTCATTATTTTCCTCGTTTCGCTAGGGGTTTTAACTAGATTTTACATATACCCTATTGATAAAAACACCTATAAGATCTACTCTTACCCAAAAAAGTATGTATTGTATATGTTATTTATGTCATTATCCATAGCCATCACAGCTACTGCAGCTTTTGTTTGGAACAAGAGACACAATGCCATGGaagccaaacagattcagaatatGGAAGGGGCAACTCCAATGGCCTCACCAAATTCTTGGTTCTATAATGCAGATAGGGAGTTGGAGAGTTTGCCTCAACAATCACTTGTTCAATCTACTAATCTCTATTTTGGTGAAAGGCCAGACCTAAAGA GAATCCTGTTTGAGAGGAAAGAATCAAGTGTTGGAGTTCTTGTGTGTGGACCAAAGAAGATGAGACATGAAGTTGCTAACATATGTTCATCTGGTTTAGCAGCCAATCTTCATTTTGAGTCCATCAGCTTTAGTTGGTGA
- the LOC132632695 gene encoding uncharacterized protein LOC132632695 isoform X2, translating to MEKMKVRQNYQNHWHTDLLRAPQSDPLFCCFSLWCGPCASYILRKRALYNDMSRYTCCGGYMPCSGRCGESHCPELCLCTEVFLCFANSVASTRFMLQDEFNLQTTKCDNCIIGFMFCLQQVACIFSCLACITGNDELQEASQVLNCCSDMVYCTVCSCMQTQHKVEMNKRDGKFGARPTVAPPVQQMSRLDQPLPPTIAYAPTQNTQSYPPPPQQPYGYPPPLPQQPYGYPPPPQQPPMYPPPPQQHNGYPPANYAPSGAGYPPPGYQR from the exons ATGGAGAAAATGAAGGTCCGTCAAAACTATCAGAATCACTGGCACACCGATCTCCTTCGCGCTCCGCAGTCAGATCCTCTCT TTTGCTGTTTTTCGCTTTGGTG CGGTCCTTGTGCATCGTACATTCTCAGAAAACGAGCTCTATACAATGATATGTCAAG GTATACATGCTGCGGAGGCTATATGCCTTGTAGTGGCAGATGTGGAGAAAGTCATTGCCCTGAGTTATGTCTTTGCACAGAG GTTTTTCTTTGCTTTGCAAATTCAGTTGCCTCAACACGCTTTATGTTGCAAGACGAGTTCAATCTGCAGACAACAAAATGCGATAATTGCATAATT GGATTCATGTTTTGCCTCCAGCAGGTAGCATGTATATTCAGCTGCCTTGCTTGTATTACAGGAAATGACGAACTTCAAGAGGCTTCTCAGGTTCTGAACTGTTGCTCGGACATGGTTTATTGCAC GGTTTGCAGCTGTATGCAG ACACAGCACAAGGTTGAAATGAACAAACGAGATGGAAAGTTTGGAGCAAGGCCAACGGTAGCACCACCTGTTCAACAAATGTCTCGTTTGGATCAGCCTCTTCCTCCAACCATTGCATATGCACCAACCCAAAACACCCAATCatacccacccccaccccagcAACCTTATGGGTACCCACCCCCACTACCCCAGCAACCCTATGGATACCCACCACCACCACAACAACCCCCCATGTACCCTCCCCCACCACAGCAACATAATGGTTATCCTCCAGCCAATTATGCTCCAAGCGGTGCTGGATACCCCCCACCCGGTTATCAACGGTGA
- the LOC132632695 gene encoding uncharacterized protein LOC132632695 isoform X1, which translates to MASTDAQMEKMKVRQNYQNHWHTDLLRAPQSDPLFCCFSLWCGPCASYILRKRALYNDMSRYTCCGGYMPCSGRCGESHCPELCLCTEVFLCFANSVASTRFMLQDEFNLQTTKCDNCIIGFMFCLQQVACIFSCLACITGNDELQEASQVLNCCSDMVYCTVCSCMQTQHKVEMNKRDGKFGARPTVAPPVQQMSRLDQPLPPTIAYAPTQNTQSYPPPPQQPYGYPPPLPQQPYGYPPPPQQPPMYPPPPQQHNGYPPANYAPSGAGYPPPGYQR; encoded by the exons ATGGCTTCAACAGATGCTCAAATGGAGAAAATGAAGGTCCGTCAAAACTATCAGAATCACTGGCACACCGATCTCCTTCGCGCTCCGCAGTCAGATCCTCTCT TTTGCTGTTTTTCGCTTTGGTG CGGTCCTTGTGCATCGTACATTCTCAGAAAACGAGCTCTATACAATGATATGTCAAG GTATACATGCTGCGGAGGCTATATGCCTTGTAGTGGCAGATGTGGAGAAAGTCATTGCCCTGAGTTATGTCTTTGCACAGAG GTTTTTCTTTGCTTTGCAAATTCAGTTGCCTCAACACGCTTTATGTTGCAAGACGAGTTCAATCTGCAGACAACAAAATGCGATAATTGCATAATT GGATTCATGTTTTGCCTCCAGCAGGTAGCATGTATATTCAGCTGCCTTGCTTGTATTACAGGAAATGACGAACTTCAAGAGGCTTCTCAGGTTCTGAACTGTTGCTCGGACATGGTTTATTGCAC GGTTTGCAGCTGTATGCAG ACACAGCACAAGGTTGAAATGAACAAACGAGATGGAAAGTTTGGAGCAAGGCCAACGGTAGCACCACCTGTTCAACAAATGTCTCGTTTGGATCAGCCTCTTCCTCCAACCATTGCATATGCACCAACCCAAAACACCCAATCatacccacccccaccccagcAACCTTATGGGTACCCACCCCCACTACCCCAGCAACCCTATGGATACCCACCACCACCACAACAACCCCCCATGTACCCTCCCCCACCACAGCAACATAATGGTTATCCTCCAGCCAATTATGCTCCAAGCGGTGCTGGATACCCCCCACCCGGTTATCAACGGTGA